From one Sphingobacteriaceae bacterium genomic stretch:
- a CDS encoding RNA polymerase sigma factor, with amino-acid sequence MQPNQPGDEALAAAARQGDPDAFGALVQRYASRLLDKITRITGDVQESEDLVQEAFLRAYRSLPQYRPELPFRPWLYRISTNLALDWCRRRERRRRAVLAALPPGRGGQGDGASRADGGRWWEEAAQGPERTAPTPEEEVEARDRSRMVRQAVAALPPRYRAAVVLHYYHELSYKEVAEVLGISHRTVGTRLYRAKQLLASHLRCLEAGEDIGRQPV; translated from the coding sequence TTGCAGCCGAACCAGCCCGGCGACGAAGCCTTGGCGGCCGCGGCCCGTCAAGGAGACCCTGACGCCTTCGGGGCTCTGGTCCAGCGCTACGCCAGCCGCCTGTTGGACAAAATCACCCGCATCACCGGGGACGTCCAGGAGTCGGAGGACCTGGTCCAGGAGGCTTTTTTGCGGGCTTACCGCTCCCTGCCCCAATACCGGCCGGAACTGCCCTTCAGGCCGTGGCTGTACCGCATCAGCACCAACCTGGCCCTAGATTGGTGCCGCCGCCGGGAACGGCGCCGCCGGGCGGTGCTGGCCGCCCTACCCCCCGGCCGGGGAGGCCAGGGGGATGGGGCGTCCCGGGCCGACGGGGGCCGCTGGTGGGAAGAGGCGGCCCAGGGGCCTGAAAGGACCGCCCCCACTCCCGAGGAGGAAGTGGAAGCCCGCGACCGGAGCCGCATGGTGCGGCAGGCGGTGGCGGCCCTGCCGCCCCGCTACCGGGCAGCCGTCGTCCTGCACTACTATCATGAGCTTTCCTACAAGGAGGTGGCGGAGGTGCTGGGCATCAGCCACCGGACCGTCGGCACCCGGCTGTACCGGGCCAAGCAGCTGCTGGCGAGCCACCTCCGCTGCCTGGAGGCAGGTGAAGACATTGGCCGCCAACCGGTGTAA
- a CDS encoding zf-HC2 domain-containing protein — protein sequence MKTLAANRCKDVLPLLPAYARGEWHHWDPAAVAAHLERCGSCRRALAEIQRVQSLLDLDAAPVEPLPGFQDRLLAGLQSAGVPVEPPGAGPPEGDVPLGPAAIPPPPAKARRPAIPAGTWINLGTAAAAVLGLMYLTAPGADPVFTERLASLLELLFRQGPDLVVSQGMDALARWVQAFRGW from the coding sequence GTGAAGACATTGGCCGCCAACCGGTGTAAAGACGTTCTTCCCCTGCTGCCGGCCTACGCCCGGGGGGAATGGCACCACTGGGATCCTGCCGCCGTGGCCGCCCATCTGGAGCGGTGCGGCTCCTGCCGGCGGGCCCTGGCGGAGATCCAGCGGGTCCAGAGCCTGCTGGACCTGGATGCCGCCCCGGTGGAGCCCTTGCCCGGATTCCAGGACCGGCTCCTGGCGGGATTGCAGTCGGCGGGTGTGCCGGTGGAGCCGCCCGGTGCAGGGCCGCCGGAAGGCGACGTCCCGCTGGGGCCGGCAGCCATCCCCCCACCGCCGGCCAAGGCGCGCCGCCCGGCCATCCCGGCGGGCACGTGGATCAACCTGGGCACGGCGGCGGCGGCCGTCCTGGGGCTCATGTACTTGACGGCCCCCGGGGCCGACCCCGTCTTCACCGAACGGCTGGCCTCCCTGCTGGAACTGCTGTTCCGCCAGGGCCCCGACCTGGTGGTGAGCCAGGGCATGGACGCCTTGGCCCGATGGGTGCAAGCATTCCGCGGCTGGTGA
- a CDS encoding DUF5668 domain-containing protein codes for MMGGVGRITLAVAMIALGLGLLAHNLNLVNGLALIRWWPLLLILLGAEMVIRSRKNGQGQRLDGFSLVVVLLLTGVLAVTSWLASWFPVGSELADLVREPWHRGFRGPWSFNARFTHRETVTVAEPVTAATSLRVETTVSSVRIVAAQEDEDPKVTAQATVVAWGVNEAEAIRVAQEVQLELQEQGDEMVLTMREGERGMGPDPSFALDLEVTVPRQMGATVAANLGEVMVEGLAGPVMVTADVGDVQLKNVSGPVDVTAKVGDIQIQVPADVPANVDLSTTMGDLQVDGIDAAVERRGPSVFAGFQLGDGSVPVKARAEVGSIRLTLVRGL; via the coding sequence ATGATGGGCGGCGTCGGTCGCATAACCTTGGCGGTGGCCATGATCGCCCTGGGCCTGGGGCTCCTGGCCCACAACTTGAACTTGGTGAACGGCCTTGCCTTGATCCGCTGGTGGCCCCTTCTCCTCATCCTCCTGGGGGCGGAGATGGTCATCCGCAGCCGGAAAAACGGCCAGGGGCAGCGGCTGGACGGGTTCAGCCTGGTGGTGGTCCTGCTGCTGACGGGTGTTCTGGCCGTCACCAGCTGGCTGGCCTCCTGGTTCCCCGTGGGCTCGGAACTGGCGGACCTGGTGCGGGAACCATGGCACAGGGGCTTCCGGGGCCCCTGGTCCTTCAACGCCCGCTTCACCCATCGGGAAACGGTGACGGTGGCGGAGCCGGTGACGGCTGCCACCAGCCTGCGGGTGGAAACCACCGTGTCTTCCGTCCGGATCGTGGCGGCGCAAGAGGATGAAGACCCCAAGGTGACGGCCCAGGCCACCGTCGTCGCCTGGGGCGTCAACGAAGCCGAGGCCATCCGGGTGGCCCAGGAAGTGCAGCTGGAATTGCAGGAGCAGGGCGACGAGATGGTGTTGACCATGCGGGAAGGGGAAAGGGGCATGGGGCCCGACCCCTCCTTCGCCCTGGACCTGGAGGTGACGGTGCCCCGGCAGATGGGCGCCACGGTGGCGGCCAACCTGGGCGAGGTAATGGTGGAAGGCTTGGCGGGCCCCGTCATGGTGACGGCCGACGTGGGCGATGTGCAGTTGAAGAACGTGTCGGGCCCGGTGGACGTGACGGCCAAGGTGGGCGACATCCAGATCCAAGTGCCGGCGGACGTCCCGGCCAACGTGGATCTTTCCACCACCATGGGTGATTTGCAGGTGGACGGCATAGACGCCGCGGTGGAGCGGCGGGGGCCGTCGGTGTTCGCCGGCTTCCAACTGGGTGACGGCAGTGTACCCGTTAAGGCCCGAGCCGAGGTGGGCAGCATCCGGTTGACGCTAGTCAGGGGGCTGTAG